The genomic DNA TGAGTCGCGGCACGGCCGCCGAAGGTCGAGAGAGGAGATGGGCAAAAGCCGAACAATCACTTGCCGGATTGCCGCATTGCCGGATTTTGCCTCGTTAGTTATATGCGGCAAATAGCTTTTAAACAAACTGTTAAACAATTTCAATTGTTTAACAGTTGGGCCTAGCAAATTGTTTAGCGATAAAAGTGTTAAACACTGTACCAGATTTGTGAGGGAAATTGCAGGAAAGTTTGCCGGCAAACTTTTTAATCAAAATAGCCATAGCTATATAGCCTATGAATTATCTTGTAATTTTCGGGGATATCATCGCGATTTCCTATTTCCTCAAGCCATTCAATCATCTGCTTTCCTTTGTTGCCGTGGAGTTTTTTATAAAAGAATGGGACTACTTTATTTTTCAACGAAGCCACATCTCGGACTATTAATTTGGCCATAGGGCCGCGTCTGTAGATCTTGTTCTTTTCTGATAACGCCCTTACTTTGTAGACATAAATTTTATTTTTTAATCCAAGCCTTAATTTTAATAGTTCTATTAGAGATTTATCTCTTTCGTGCATTTGAATTGTAAATGCCGGGAGAGCGAATTTCTTGCCCGTTTTTCCAATAACGGGTATATTGCAAAAGGTAAAACAGCCCTCCCCCTCTACTAGGCCTCGTAAATATTCATCTGATATTATTTCGCGTTCCATGTTTGCCGTTTTACTGCGTACTCATTGTTTCAACTATAACACTGGAACGGAGTAAATCGTTAAACAATGTTTACAGATTATGTTCAAAAGTAAAACATCTGCCATAGGGGCGATTGGAGAAGATCTCGCTTGCGGCTTTTTAATTCAGAAAGGATATAAAATTCTTAAGCGTAATTATTGGAAACCATGGGGCGAATTGGATATCATAGCCAAAGATTGCGAAGGAGTCCTGGTCTTTGTGGAGGTAAAAAGCGTACGACGTTTGC from bacterium includes the following:
- a CDS encoding LAGLIDADG family homing endonuclease → MEREIISDEYLRGLVEGEGCFTFCNIPVIGKTGKKFALPAFTIQMHERDKSLIELLKLRLGLKNKIYVYKVRALSEKNKIYRRGPMAKLIVRDVASLKNKVVPFFYKKLHGNKGKQMIEWLEEIGNRDDIPENYKIIHRLYSYGYFD
- a CDS encoding YraN family protein; translation: MFKSKTSAIGAIGEDLACGFLIQKGYKILKRNYWKPWGELDIIAKDCEGVLVFVEVKSVRRLPANSDLQPEDNLTSAKLIKLRRVAALFAGSNEAMIDPARGFRIDLVAVCFNPERFFHYENI